CCTACATCTACAAAGACTTCAAAGACTGTAAGGTGAATATTGATTATCACATCCAGTTGGAAAGTGACTATTACAGTGTGCCCTACCAGTTGGCTGGTAAAGTTGTGAGAGCTCGCTATACTTCTACCACTGTAGAAATCTACCATGAGAACAAACGGGTAGCCACTCACCCACGTGGCCCTGGTAAAGGAATAGCTGCCACAATAACTGACCATATGGCCAGTGCTCATAAGGCGATGGCTGAATGGACCCCCTCCAAGGTCATAAGCTGGGGTAAGGGCTATGGTCCCACTACAGGAGATCTCTTTGAAAAGATCATGGCAGATAAACCTCATCCTGAAATGGGCTTCCGGACTTGCCTGGGAATCTTGTCCAGAGCTAAGGGTGAGGATAACTCAAGAGTTGAAGCAGTCTCGAAACGGATGCTGGAGTTGAAGCTTTACCGGGTTAAAAACTTCAAGAATATATTAAGCAACAAGACGTATAGCCAGACCCTGGATGAACCTCTGGAGATGACCCCTCCTGACAGTCACCATGAGAATGTTCGTGGTCAGCAGTGCTACCAGTGAGGAGAATGAGATGCTAGAACACACACTTGATCAGATCTCACAGTTAAAACTCAACGGCTTGAAAGCTGCTCTGCTTGAACAGATGGAACAGCCCAACCAGTATGCTGACATGAGCTTTGAAGAAAGAATCACTTATCTCATTGATAGAGAAGTTCTGGATAGAAACAACCGCAGGACCAAACGGATGCTACGCGCTTCACGAATGAAGTTTAAGTCGGTCTTTCCAGAGGACATCGATTATCGGGAGACCCGAAACCTCAAAAGATCAGTGGTAAAAAGCCTGCTCCAGAACAACTGGATCCAGCAAGATCAGAATATCATTATCACGGGAGCAACCGGGACAGGGAAAACTTATCTGGCCTGTGTCTTTGGGTGCCAGGCTATCATGTCGGGATACTCTGTTTATTACACCAGAATACCACCGCTCATTACTGATGTGGCCTTGGCCAGAGCTGAAGGAACTTATCCCAGGTGGATAAAACGAATGGCTCGTTATGATCTGCTCATACTGGATGATTTTGGTCTCAGTTCACTCTCAACACCACAGGCTCAGGAACTATTAGAAATTATAGAAGAAAGATCAGGGACAGGCAGTCACATCTTGACCAGCCAATTACCGGTGAAAGAATGGTACAGTATCTTTAAAAACCCGACCCTGGCGGATGCCATCATGGACAGGGTCATTCACAATGCACACAGATTAGAACTGGAAGGAGTAGATTCTATGAGAAAACTCAAAAACAGAGTAGGTCTCTCGGACACCTCGCCTTAAACTAGCTCGACCTGAACAGGGGCGAATCCGGTGTCCGAAACTTTCCGGAATGGGTGTCCGAAGCTTCCGGAATAACCAATCGAAGTATAGCTATGGTGAGAACTTCAGTTCAAGACACCAAATGCAGTTCAAAATGCGCGGTATTCGTCTTCGCGAGCAACGCGCGGCGATCTCTGAAGCCTACCATAATTTTGGAGACTGCTACATCCAAATGTGAAGCATAGTCCCGACAAGCCCCGACACTTCTGCTGGCAAACATCTTTATCACCAAGTATTCCGACGCTCTTATCCACCAACATCAAGATCACCGAGTGTTCCCACGCTCTTGTCTGCCAACATCGCGATCACCGAGTGTTCCCACGTTTTTTGTGGGAATGTATCGAGGTGAGTGCCTAACCCGCAGCAGCTATTCACAAATTTAAGTTGGGGTGCTTTCGAAAGTTTCGTTCACTGAAAAATGATATTCACAGAAGTTTTCTAATTATGTCCATAAGGTAAATAATAACAATAATATAAGGCGTAATATGACATCTCTAGTTTGTGCAATGATATGAATAATAGTAACTTATCAATAACCCCATACTGGTTATTGAGTTTATCGAAATGCAGCATGGGGTTCTGGGATCCTCCCCAAAAAAGGGCTTTAGCCCAAGATGTATCGGCAGCATGGTTGGGCTAAAGCCCTGATTTCATAGTGGTTTATTAAGTCCCCAGGCTGAAGAGGCTGTGTTAAAATTTCATTGCGCCGGAATAATTGCTTGCTAATATTAGCTTTAGTTGTCTACATATAGTGCTGTTACTATTGATACTTACCCCAGGCTTCAGCCTGGGGGTTATAAAAATATTAAAAAGGAGGGCTTTAGCCCAAGACAACCAGCTACACAGTTGGGCTAAAGCCCTGAATTTCTAGTGATCTGTTAATCCCCCAAGCTAAAGCATGGGGTAATTACAAAATGCCACAACCTTCATCTGAATTTTGTCAATTGTTACTTGTAACTCTTATGGTAACAGTGTTTTGCGCAAACTCCATAGGTCACTTAAGGTGTATCCACCTCATACTCAGTCAATTACAACTATTTTAGAGAAACTTCTGTATTCAATGGTTTAGAGCTCTGAGTAATTCAAAATGGCTGTGTTAAATTCCTCTAAATCTTTTAAGTGATGGTCAAGTATATTAGAAAGAATATCAATATTAATATTTTCATATTCGTGGACGGCGATATTTCGGAAGCCCACCATAGCATGCATCTTTTTTGTCAGGTCAGTTGAAATAATCCCCTCTGTTTCCAATATTGAGAAATGTTCCTTCAGGCTTTTCGGCAACCCTAAGCCCCCATCAGCGATGACATGTCCGGCACAATCAATTGCAGCCTGGCTTGCCCGTTGGAGATTCAAAACGAAAATATCCTGAGTATCGAGATCTGCCAATGTATCAGCCTGTAAACCAGTCGTATGGGCAATGCGTTTTAAGCAGCGTTGAATAATGGCAACCTTTGCCTGGATAATGTCCTGATCAACCATAGATACTCACATTCCCCAAACTTTCTTCAATGGGTTTCCTGACTCGTTTGAGGTCTATGTATTCTTGATTTGTGCGCACGATAAAATGATTTAAGGCTCGCTTGTCCTGACAAATAATCAGTTCACCTTTTCTCAACACTTGATTTCTCAAAATGACTGAAACTTCAGATAGTTCTACCAAATCGATTTCTCTGCCTGTAATATCAGACAGTTCCTGAGAAATGTCCATTTGATCCGGAAATGACAAATCACCTGAGTGAGTTAAAACTGCTATATCTATATCGCTATTTATGCTCAGGCGATCAGATACAATTGAGCCAAATAGATAGACTGCGCTTATATCATCCCTGTCAGAAAAATATGATATAATTTGTTGTTTGAGCGTGGTAGCCATTGGGGAAGTTAATTGGAAATTATGGGTTAAAAATAAAAAGTTGTGATGTGTGGGAAAGTCAAAGGTCTTATGGTCGAAGGTGAAAGGCTGGGAAGTTTGAAAGTTTGGAGGATTGAAGAACCTGGAACTTAGCCTAAATGATCGGGGGTTTGAGTGATGAGAGTTAATTAATAGCTTTTGATCAGTTCTGTTTGTTGGCAGGGAATTACGATTACGCCATTGTGAAGGGTTGGATTGGAGTTCCAGGGTGAGCTACGGTGAAGGAACCCTTGTCTGAGGCGTAGCCGAGTTTGGGTGACGCGTAGCTTGCACTGAGAACGACACCAACGCTTTACTCAGGCACGTCGTTAAAAGAGAATTTTCTTGTCCGGCGTAACTCTTCGAGTGAAGATGGATGTCTTGGTGGCTAGAAGGTGGTGATTTACTTTTACCCTGTTACATCATTCATGTTTATTTTCAATATATCGCATACTTTTCCGAACAAGCCTTGAGTAAAATCCAATACTTCTTTTATTTCTTCCCTTGGAGGTAAGGTTTTATCTGGTGTTGGATAGGACTCTTCAATGTGATATTCAGTGACGATGTCCAATAAATCTAACTCATCACCTTTTAGTTCTATTTCACCTTCAACATGCGCATATAGCTCGTTTAGATCATGTGTTCGGGGGATCTTTTTATTCCGATAAGCAAGAAATGATTTTAGTATTTTTTCAATACAGTAATGTAGATCAACTCCTATGCTGTCCGTAAAGTGATTTGCTTCGAACAAAATATGTGCAGAGCTTAGGTCATGATATGCTTTTACTAACCATTCTTGGGCAGATGTTTTATTCATAGATAATTTTTCCGTTTTGCAGAATGTCGACTTTGTAAAAATAATCTTCTCGTTGTTTGATATATGCAGTAGGCGCAGATAAAATATCGAATCCGATTTTGTATTTG
The genomic region above belongs to Candidatus Neomarinimicrobiota bacterium and contains:
- the istB gene encoding IS21-like element helper ATPase IstB; the encoded protein is MLEHTLDQISQLKLNGLKAALLEQMEQPNQYADMSFEERITYLIDREVLDRNNRRTKRMLRASRMKFKSVFPEDIDYRETRNLKRSVVKSLLQNNWIQQDQNIIITGATGTGKTYLACVFGCQAIMSGYSVYYTRIPPLITDVALARAEGTYPRWIKRMARYDLLILDDFGLSSLSTPQAQELLEIIEERSGTGSHILTSQLPVKEWYSIFKNPTLADAIMDRVIHNAHRLELEGVDSMRKLKNRVGLSDTSP
- a CDS encoding DUF86 domain-containing protein, yielding MVDQDIIQAKVAIIQRCLKRIAHTTGLQADTLADLDTQDIFVLNLQRASQAAIDCAGHVIADGGLGLPKSLKEHFSILETEGIISTDLTKKMHAMVGFRNIAVHEYENINIDILSNILDHHLKDLEEFNTAILNYSEL
- a CDS encoding nucleotidyltransferase domain-containing protein, with the translated sequence MATTLKQQIISYFSDRDDISAVYLFGSIVSDRLSINSDIDIAVLTHSGDLSFPDQMDISQELSDITGREIDLVELSEVSVILRNQVLRKGELIICQDKRALNHFIVRTNQEYIDLKRVRKPIEESLGNVSIYG
- a CDS encoding HEPN domain-containing protein, whose protein sequence is MNKTSAQEWLVKAYHDLSSAHILFEANHFTDSIGVDLHYCIEKILKSFLAYRNKKIPRTHDLNELYAHVEGEIELKGDELDLLDIVTEYHIEESYPTPDKTLPPREEIKEVLDFTQGLFGKVCDILKINMNDVTG